From a region of the Arvicanthis niloticus isolate mArvNil1 chromosome 6, mArvNil1.pat.X, whole genome shotgun sequence genome:
- the LOC117709873 gene encoding brain-specific serine protease 4 → MVISRPPPELGGDQFRILIFLVLLTSTATVSAANIRVSPDCGKPQQLNRVVGGEDSTDAQWPWIVSILKNGSHHCAGSVLTNRWVVTAAHCFRSNMDKPSLFSVLLGAWKLGDPGPRSQKVGIAWVLPHPRYSRKEGTHADIALVRLEHPIQFSERILPICLPDSSVHLPPNTDCWIAGWGSIQDGVPLPHPQTLQKLKVPIIDSKLCKSLYWRGAGQEAVTEDMLCAGYLEGERDACLGDSGGPLMCQVDDHWLLTGIISWGEGCAERNRPGVYTSLLAHRSWVQRIVQGVQLRGHLTHSGDTGSS, encoded by the exons ATGGTGATTTCCAGACCTCCCCCAGAACTGGGTGGGGACCAGTTCAGGATCTTAATCTTTCTGGTGCTGCTGACTTCCACAG CTACCGTCAGTGCTGCCAACATCCGAG TGTCCCCAGACTGTGGGAAGCCTCAGCAGCTGAACAGGGTCGTGGGAGGCGAGGACAGCACCGATGCCCAGTGGCCTTGGATTGTCAGCATCCTCAAGAATGGTTCCCACCACTGTGCAGGCTCCGTGCTCACCAACCGCTGGGTGGTCACAGCCGCACACTGCTTTAGGAG caaTATGGACAAGCCATCTCTGTTCTCAGTATTGTTGGGGGCCTGGAAGCTGGGGGACCCAGGCCCAAGATCCCAGAAAGTAGGCATTGCTTGGGTGCTGCCCCACCCCAGGTATTCTCGGAAGGAGGGAACCCATGCAGACATTGCCCTGGTGCGCCTAGAGCACCCCATCCAGTTCTCTGAGCGGATCCTGCCCATCTGCCTACCTGACTCCTCTGTCCATCTCCCCCCCAACACCGACTGCTGGATTGCTGGCTGGGGAAGCATCCAGGATGGAG TGCCCCTGCCCCACCCTCAGACCCTTCAGAAGCTGAAGGTGCCCATCATCGACTCCAAACTCTGCAAAAGCTTGTACTGGCGGGGAGCCGGTCAGGAAGCCGTCACCGAGGACATGCTGTGTGCTGGCTACCTGGAAGGGGAGAGGGATGCTTGCCTG GGCGACTCTGGGGGTCCCCTGATGTGCCAGGTGGATGACCACTGGTTACTGACCGGCATAATCAGCTGGGGAGAGGGCTGCGCGGAGCGCAACCGGCCGGGTGTGTACACCAGCCTCCTAGCTCACCGCTCTTGGGTGCAAAGGATCGTGCAAGGGGTGCAGCTGCGCGGGCACTTGACACACAGTGGGGACACAGGAAGCTCCTAA